From the Telopea speciosissima isolate NSW1024214 ecotype Mountain lineage chromosome 9, Tspe_v1, whole genome shotgun sequence genome, the window TGGCCGAATCCTCTCGGGAGGAAAATATTTACATGGCGAAATTGGCCGAGCAGGCTGAACGTTATGAAGAGATGGTGGAGTTCATGGAGAACGTAGCTAAGACTGTTGACGTCGAGGAGCTAATCGTAGAGGAACGAAACCTTCTTTCTGTGGCTTACAAGAATGTGATCGgagctaggagggcttcatggCGGATCATTTCCTCCTTAGAGCAGAAGGAAGAAAGCCGTGGAAATGAAGCGCATGTGTCTGCTATCAAGGAGTACAGGAGCAAGATTGAATCAGAACTCAGCAAGATTTGTGATGGAATCTTGGGTCTTCTCGAGACAGAAGACAACACAAATTTATTGGAGAAACTTGGTCTCAGTTTGCACGTGCATTTGCGATCGACAGCACAAACTTATTCGAGAAACTTGGTCTTCAGACCTTCATTGATCTCTCTACCAATGTTTATAACAGGTcattgtctctctttctctctatctcgTTTTATTATATTCAATATTTGTTGATTCTTGGTGAACTTTGAATAAAAAAGGTTTAcgatgatgaggaagaagagtgGTTTGTCTGATTCCCGCAAACTCGAATAAAGAACATGCAATTCAGAATCAGTATGAGTTCTTTATACAGAGAGTGGGAGGTCCTCCTCTTTATTCTCAGAGAAAAGGTAATTCTGTTATCTCAAATTTGTTTCTAAATTTCTTATGTTTCTATATTACTTTTATGTGTTTGTTTCGGCAATCTGATATATGGAAATTTGGTTGTGCTAGCAGCGAGTGTAGTAATGCTAGAAAGTAATCTTGGACAGTTTGGATCAATAAATTTAAGAACTGGACACTTTAATGACCCTGTCTATGGCTTGGTGTTTGGAAGGTTAGAAGAGTGTGCGATTGATGCTGAATCTTGAAGCCCATATTAGCTATTTGATGATATTTTATTCTAATACATGTAGTACCATATTGTTGGTTTTAAAATTAGCTAAATGAGAATGATTATCACATCATTATTCAGTGAGGGAATCATTTAATGCTCAATCTAATGATGAAAGCACGTGAATTTATTTGAAGAGAGGGGTGTTTAAGGTGAGTttatttcttctattctttcaGAAGATCATCTTTTATCATCTCATTCTATACAGATATTTTGTAGCACCCTCAGATTGTGTGCTAGGTGTCCTTGTAGAGACCTACAGAAACAATATTCTCATCATAGAATATTTCATCTCATGAGACTCTCTCATCCCTTCTCTATAATTTAGCTCTACTTTTCTCCACGTCGGCCTACCATGGTTTGATGGAAGTGATTATGAAAGTGCAttttattcttcaatttttaCATAGTCAATatcttttaaatttgttttcatGTTTAAGCTTGTGCaacagtgagttttttttttttatatcataatttccttcttccttttttgtatTGGATGGTGTAATTTAGGATTTCTTTAAAATTTGGTCTCACCTTCAGAATTCTAGATTcagtttgaaattttgaaagagGGATAAGTTAAAAACAGCTCTACAAATGGGAATGTGCTTGATTTAAAGACTTGCTTCTTATTACCTTAGAAAACTAATGTTGGTGTTTCATAGAAGTATATAAGGTGGGGAAAACTGGATGAGCACAATAGCAGAAAGAATATAAACTGACAGCAGTAGGGATACCACTCAAATTCAAAAGCCTTCCTTTTCCATGAAACCCAACTCCATCAACTTCTCCAGTCCAGAAAACAGAGCCAATGATAACTTAATAGcatggtttctttttttttttttcgcaaAGCCATTGGACTATTGCTTCACTGTGCTGGCAGCACAGTGAATAAGATGAGCAGCCTTGTGCTTGTCAATAGCATCAGTCTTTGACAGTAATCGATTCCTCTAGATCCTCTATAATATCCTCCAAATCTCCTCACTATGATCTGCTTCAGCTTGTGCTTCAAGTGTAAAGTCATGGGGCCAATTCTTAGAGCAACATCTTAACTCAGAAATGCTGAAAGTGCCCATCTTCTTGCAACTGTCCATCTATACCTCAAAATGATACATAAGATTTTTTACTAATCTCTAATTAAATTACCTTTCTGGCTCCATGAAAGTGCCCCTTATTCATTAGTGTTCAATCACAATTCCCCTAGAGAAGTGTTCTTCAAGGTTATGTCCATTTTATGAATCATCTAGGAACAGAGGAATGTCAAGACTTTGCCAAGACTTGGTGAGGCCTATCCAAGACAATCTGGAGGATTCATGTGAGAATGGCACATCTAGCATCTCCATCAGTACTTAGTCCAGAATAGACCAAATTTAGAGACACTAACAGTTCTGTCATGGCAGCCCTTTAGGAACCAGTGGGGGGAGTGATTATATTAGTGCCAAATTGATGTCCCTTTCCTTTGAACACAGAATAGCTCACTCCAAGGAGCTTAGAGTTGTAACGGAATGGAGTTCTGTTAGCACTTAGCAGCATCAATTGGATAGAAGATTCTCATATCTACTGAGGCTGTTCCTTCCTCGGCTTGTAGGTCTACGATGAACTCACTGTCCTTGACGAGGTTAATATGATCTCACCAAAGAGAATCTGTTctggatttttattttgtggCAAGATTTCCAATCTTTTGTGGCTTTCTTTGTTCCAAAGTTTATTAGTTCCAGGTGCATGAGCTGTGGCATGTAAATTTCTCTGTGATACTGTGTCTTAATGCTCAAACATGTGGGTCATTAAATTACTTATTAAGAGCATTATTGTcctaaaacaaaatataatgaGTAATCTATTGCATTAGTGTGGGTGAAGAGAATCTAGCCATTGGGGTGTCTATtattcctcttccttcttattGTATGAAGTCCGAAATGCCCTCGGCACTATTCCAGCAGAAATCACATCCAATGACCGGAACACTTGgcttaagagattctctcttcattgTAGATGAATGAAAACTCGAAAGACCAGAAgcttaagagattctctcttcaccataaGTTAATGAAAGCTCGGTCCTTGCATACAAATCATTAATCTGTCCATTTTCTTCATTCTATCATTTATTGCACAGGACTGGCAGTTATACCTCTTAAAAAGGCTGAAAGCAATAGGGAGACTTTACACAAATATGAGTGAATTTCTCTTATTTGAATTACCCATCACTGGTCCCAAAtcaaataattattcaatatgcCGGAATCTTTACTAGGAATGTGGatagaaatagaaaatgaaacaagcagcgaaaaaaatcataaactcatCAATTGGAAGTTAAAACAGACTTACTAAAGATACAACATACAAAATTAACTGATAAAATGTTGAGACTCATACAGCAACTGGCCTCTTTTGTCCTGCTAATTGTCTATGTTTAAGAGCTTTTAAATATTGGTTTCCTTTTCAACAAAAAACACAGGAATGCCAAGGTATATAAGTTACAATTCCAATGCCTAAAAGCTCACCCCTGCATCCCATCAAAGCTGAGAAGGATAGGATCAGCACTGATAAGGCAAGGAAGACACCCAACAATGTCTCTAATGCAAATGAGCTGTTGCATGTCCTAGATGTGGTGAAGAAGGAATTCAACGATCATGTAGGTGAGAAGGTAAACGAGAGAAATGCGGCCAGAGAGAACCATGGAACAATAAGGAGAAGGGTAACATTTGAAGATAACAATGAGAATTATCATCCAAACATGTTTCTTTGACAACATTGGTTGTCATCGATGTGATGGCCACCCTAAGATTTCATTCACACCAAATGTAACCAAACTTTCAGGTATTACCTACTATTCTTTGTTGTTAGATCATAGTTATCATACAAATAAGTGAAGAAGTTTTTCTTAAATTCTTGGATTATAGTTGTTTGATTTGGATAGGTGTAGTTGATTAGAAAAGAGGGTTTGAAGATCTGATCGTTTCCATTGCTTTAAATTTGCAGCTATTTTCTTTATATCCCTTGATTTGCAAGAAATATGGCTCGTATGAAGCAAACTGCGCGCAAATCTACGGGAGGCAAGGCTCCAAGGAAACAACTCACTACCAAGGTGTGTGCCTAAATCAATTTTGTGTTGGATCTTTTCTAGAAgcatttggtttggttcggaaATTCAGTGTTTTTTCCATTGGATTCACTCTGTTTCTTTCGTGATTTTTTCTTCTGCCTTCGATAAGGGTTTTGcccaaatttttttaatggaatcaGCCTTGAGTAGTTTTGCCGTAATAAACTTAAAAGCATGGtataatctgaaaattttctttgatctCTGTGAACGGTGTGAGAAAGTCTACTCCGACCACCGGTGGCGTCAAAAAGCCACACCGAGACCACTCGGGAACAGTGGCCcttgggtaattttttttttaaaatgacttGCTTTTTCCACTTGTTTGTGAAGCCCCTTATTCATTTAATACCCTTATTGATGACACAGAAATTTGTAAGAACCAGAAGAGCACTGAAAGGGATTTCTAACTGGATTTTTAAGATGCTGCCCAgccgtttctctctctctttacctTTTCCCTTTTCCAAATCTTATTTGGAGATAGAAAGTAGAGGAATGGTTTCTGGTTGTGGATCCATAGGGGCTGTGAATAATCTGTTGattccatttttccttttttacatTTCTGAATCATGCATGATTCAGTTGCGGAGAGAGTCTTCTCGATCAATAACTTTTTGTTACATCACCTCTTTGTCTTGCAGGTAGAGCCTTCCCCAACTACTGGTACCTTTTCCAAGCCTCGAATAATGCAGCCTGCTGTTGGTACTGCCACATTCTCTTCTACAGCAGACACTGCCAATGAAACAACTTCTAACGACTGACTTTTGAGTTTAAACCCCATGTTAGATCAATCTTGGGTTCTGGCTTATCCTCATTAGGAACTTTGGTAAATATTGCCTATGGATTGTTTGGTTGATTAACAAATGTTCTAGCATCTGACATTTATATACTATTTATTGTCTTTAAAATTATATTACTCCCAGTTCATTTGCTCCATCCATAAATGGTTGCTTTACCTAACCCATTTCTCTATCTCTTTACTCTTGGGgtaagggggagggggatggaGGGATTATGAATGATACAGAGAGTGGGAAATTAGAAAAATGAATCAAGCTTCCATTTTCCAGTAGCTATAAGATTTGTAGACCATTTGTTGACCTCAATGTCAATTATTTGGATCTCATGAATACAAGGTTAATGTGTGCGTCCATTTTTGAGAGAGGCCATCTCCTTTGGAGAAGAATTCTTGCTTTATTTTGAAGCATGCAGAAGCAAATGATACACATCCTTACCTatcaacccctcccccccccccccccccccccaaaaaaaaaaaggctaccAGTATTCTTGAACTTTTGTTTAGGCGTCGTTTGTTTCCAAGTAAAAGCCATGACGTTTTTAGctggaaacaaacagagccttagAATCAATTGTTAAATGGTTAGGCCTGATTTTTACAGGTCAATGGAATCTATTGactttatgggaaaaaaaaattagagagagCAATATGATtcaatccttttattttttctctttccactCACTAATTTTTTGGCTAATTTGATTTGATGGACAGAGTTTTGGGAATTTACAATAAAAATGACCATTGATTGAAAGTCATTGTACGAATCTGGATTGCGAAGTTAGAATTAAAAAACAACAGATGGAAGAAACATTCTCGGGGCACATCCTTATACCAGGCGTTGTGGGGGGGGGACCTACAGTATTGTtacagaaaaattaaagaaaaattaaatcaaaccaaatgaaGCAAATATTTTGACAGAGAGAGGCCTTTGCTCCTTTACTGAAGTCTTCTCCTTCCATGTTCTTAGGGTTGAAGAAAGTGTCAAGGTCTCCCAGTGCCTAGGGTGTGAGGTGCAAGATTAGAAGCTCATCTGACTGTTGTGTATTACCGTCGATCAGCATGATTGCTGCAGTTGATGGTGATTCTTGAGGCCTTTAGCATGTGCCCGTCGTCTAAGTATTGTAGAATAACCATGGCATTTTCCCATGATCATACTTAAAACCATTGCATGTACTAAAAAAAACAAGTTAAAAACCTTATCAACCAATAAATATTCAAGCCATTTTCTTGGAAAATCATGCAGCTTGGTCCCCCATCCTCAGTAAGCAATCAGGAATATCGTTTGATGAAGCTGTTGGAACACCCAAATTTGAGAAGCCCCTTAATTTGAAGCATAATTGGAATATGACCATTTTTTAATTATACATGTTGCCTATTATAATTAACTAAGAGCGTTTTTGTCAGCATAATATAAAAGAGCAAGAAAGATAAGTTTTATAAGAATATAATTAGTCATTAATATACACAACCTGGGCCCTTATATGTGTAGATTTGAGTATTTACTTTCATGTTAAAAGGGGAGGGAgagatgggaagagagagatgatgagGGAAGACGAAGGATGATGCAAAAGGAGAATAGGTAAGTAGCCAACGGAACCATTCACAAGGGAGACTTCAGGGCCCAATTAAATAAGAAACATTAGTTGCCCACAACCGGTCTTGCAGAAAAAGAAAGGATCCATTTAGGATCATTATTATTCCCCCTAAGCCCCCAATTGTAAGAAGTCAATAATAGCCCCTACGAAACCGATGCTCATTCCAAGGCACGATTTTTTTGGTTACTGAAAAAGTAACTCTACTTCCTTTACAGCCTTATTAGGAAACACACTTATATGTcaattgaagaaaaaaggaatttaATAGATTGATATAATAAAAGGAAGGTGAATAAACCAAAAAACGTGTAGagtgtaggagagagagagaggaaataaatcTAAATCAAGTTCTTACCTATCAATTATAAAATCTCtttcaaagaaggaaataaatctAAATTCAGTTCTTATCTACCAATTATAAAATCTCTCCCCATCAAACTCACAAAAGGAAATAATTGATATAGTGACTTCCTCGACAGACCagccacctctatttataattctccttcactttctctttctcattctctacTTCAGTGTTTGCTATTTTCTTTCGGATTCTCTTTGGTACGTCAAAAATAATTGATACTGGTATTCCTGCACTACACTTCATTTAACAGATTGCATCTTTTAGCTGAAGTTTGATATATTTTTCATTGGAATTTGAAGCTTTACAAGGTCAGTGACCTCTTGTTTTGCATACATTCTACTGTTGTAAATACTATTGTATTATATTCTAACCAGAAGCTTCTCACTTTTTTCTAATTCaactcttttgattttcttgtaaGAGATTTTGTTTTGGTTCTTAGTTTTCTATCTTTTGCATGAACAGATTTTCCTGTAAAAGTTTTTGTTCTGGTTCTtagttttctctcttttccatgAATATCTGCTTTTGCGGTTTTCGTTTTGTATTGATTGGATGAGTTATGGCAAGTTTTTTCCCTTGAATAATTATCCTACATCCTTTTAGAACTTTAGAAGAAATCACTTCTGGATGCAGATGTAGGAGTGAGATTTCACTCCTTGTCCGTTACTTGGATGCCATGTGTAATCTACAATACCGGCTACTTTCACTCATGATTTCTCTAATTGTTATTCTTTAAAAAAcaaatgggacccacacccttcttctccttcttcttcttctaccaacaCGGAATACTACTGCCCTACCCACCCCCTAAACACTTAGAACTCCCAATCCCAATGTGTCTGCAACTCCGCCCCACACACCTCCTGCAACCCCACTCATCCTCAAATCCAACCTTCTCATGTGAGCTTTCGAGTTCCGACTAAATCCTCAAGCACTACAACCCAAAtccagagagaaagagagaccaaGTTAAAAttgacccaaaaaataaaaatgagggAAACAAACAGTAACAGACTTAAAGCTTAAAGGCTTGAAAATATTGACGGGTTTGGTGCAgtggggcatttgtgtacttcaAGTTTGCAATAGCAGATTAGCAGTAGAAGGAATGAAGATTACAATTGCCAAGGAAATATgcaagaagggaagggaaggctCTTCCTTCTTATCTATCACCAATCACCATACTCTACGATGTACATATATCCCTTCCGTTAGTCCTTTGAAAAACGACACCTGGGAAGACACAAGTGAGAgaaagtctaataagagattattCATCAAGCAATCCTTTTGCCTCTTCTCCACctatctctctcgctctctccccCTACTTCTTCCTTCCCATTCTAAAATAAAACGCTCACTTGTAGTTCCAATTATTTTCCCattaatttttccctttttgtttttcacaTCTGTTTTCTTtcacaaatttaaaaaataaccaATTTTGTAagttaaaaatatttttaataaattttttttattgacaggTACATGGTAAGATTTAAGGTTACAGATTGATCAGATACAATAACTATTACAATATTTTATAATATCGAAACAGTTATAGGATGCTCAGCAAGTGAATATGGAGAATCAACAGAAAAGGtaaaaacaagttttttttcataactaattaatttaattaatacacttaatatttaatttaatgtttattttcCGTTTTGCAGtacaaaaataaattatattctTGCATATCCAAGATTTACTGTTTCTACTTCAAAATGGATAGCAGAAACAATGGCAGTAAAATATCAAGAAGAATTGTTGCagaaaaatcaaaaaagaaaatactgGAAAGAACAAAATCATTGATTTGGAAGAATATGCAgacaacaaaaacaagaagaTTAAAATAGAGAAGGATTAGCTTTAATATATAGTTTAGATGATTATTAAACTATTAGAACAATGTGTGTTTGATGTTTGGGTTGAACGGGTTCTGCTGCTTGTTTCAAGCAAAATGGTATTTACACTGTTTTGGAACAATTTACCAAGTTTTATTTCCTCTTGTTTAATCTGGAAGTTACAAGTAACAATGCTAGAAATTTTATATTTTCCTCCCTGTCAAACACATGCATCTGTGAAACCAATTTTACTTGGaggaatttttttaatacataatTTATTGGTTTTTGATTGATTGCCACTCGAGGGTAAGACTACATGGTAGTTTGCTTGGAAGCTGGAAATTTGACCTTTAAACTTTATAGGATGAAGAACTCTTCTTTAAAAGCATAATTTTGATTAACTttcagaaagaagaaaatattatttgGTATAGCAACCCTCCTCTCTCAAATATCTCTTCTGCCTCTACACATggtcatatatgtatatatataaaagcatgtcctgacaaagttttcatttacCGATTAtaccctttatttttatttaaatatcaCTAAATACCACGATTCTTTCatgtttttacttttttgttatttgtgttttataaaattattggTACCCTTTTAGTATcttaatattttttgttttaatttatttaatttttatttaatggtacagttgcttttctttccttctccttcatcttccaCACAGAATATCGATCTACGCTGCTTCATCATCTGTCTTACCAAAGTAGTGTGTTTCTCCACCCTTTGCTTCATCTTCCCCATCCTTGTCCATTGCAACCCAAACCCTGCAATCATAACTCAGCCTGCAATACATGTGTTTGACACTTCGACCTTCGACTTGAAGGAGACTGTGAGACGAAGGCAGCGACTGCATCTCCGGCTTCGACAGGTAATTTTGTGTTTATGTTTTTTCCCacttcttctacttttcttgTGCTTTGTGGTTACCTTTGTTCTTCGGTTTCCTTCTTCTTAATCGGGgtctttttttcccccaacCTGATCAATCGATTTCTTCTTAatctgggtttccttcttcttcttagtctGCGTCATCGGCCTAATCGAGAGTTGGTTTCTCTGATTAGTCTCCGTCATCGGCATCATCGATCCAAATTTACCTTCGACTTGAAGGAGACTGTGAGACGAAGGCAGCGACTGCATCTCCGGCGTTGACAGGTAAGAGCGATAACTCGATTAATGGTAGAAATCATGCTCTTCAATTTAGATGAGTTTCAAAAGCTACTTTAGTTGCGAATATCAATCAGCGCCTCTGATAACCACCATTCAGCTCTATCCACCTCTTCTTTTATTCCAAGCACCATTTATAAAAGGCTTTAGGCAACAGAGGGCGAGAgatcaaaaaaatttcttaggCAATCGTGTGATTTTTTTGAAGGGCAGGCTTCATAACTTTGGCAATTCCTCTGAAGAAACTGGAACATTGATTCAACAACT encodes:
- the LOC122638859 gene encoding 14-3-3-like protein E — protein: MSLAESSREENIYMAKLAEQAERYEEMVEFMENVAKTVDVEELIVEERNLLSVAYKNVIGARRASWRIISSLEQKEESRGNEAHVSAIKEYRSKIESELSKICDGILGLLETEDNTNLLEKLGLRLAVIPLKKAESNRETLHKYE